In Haemophilus parainfluenzae, the sequence CCGTTAAGGCATGTAAAGCGACATCACCATCAGAGTGGGCAATGAATCCAGTATGGTAAGGCACTTCAACGCCACCAATAATTAAAGGGCGATCTTCACCAAAGGCATGAACATCAAACCCATGTCCAATTCGTATCATAGAGTTTTCCTTGTTAAATAAAATTCGGCTAAAGCTAAATCTTCTGGACGTGTCACTTTAATATTATCACTTCGTCCCGCGACCAAGTGCGGTCGAAATCCAGCCAGTTCCATCGCAGAGGCCTCATCTGTAATATTAGCACCTTGAGAGAGCCCCTGTTTAAGTGCATTTCTTAATAGATCGCAACGGAAAAATTGAGGTGTTTGTGCAAGCCAAAGTTCAGCGCGATCTTCTGTTTTAATAATATCTTGTTGTTTATTCGCGCGTTTAATCGTATCGACCGCTGGAATGGCCAAAATAGCGCCGTGTTCATCATCGATTTGGAGCAATTTATCTAAATCTTGATGGGTTAAACAAGGTCTGGCTGCATCATGCACTAATGCCCAAGCTTGCTCATTTTTAATCGCTTTCAGCCCATTGAGAACAGACTCTGCTCGTGTTTCACCACCTTCAATAAGTGTAATATTTTTGTGTGGAAATAAAGTTATTTCAGAAAGATAGGGATCATTTTTTCCTACTGCAAGAATAACGCGATTGATTGCAGGGTGGGATAGAATAATAGAGAGTGTATGTTCCAGAATCGTCTTGTCTAGGATTTTCAGATATTGCTTCGGTTTGTTTGCTTGCATACGGCTTCCAACACCCGCAGCAGGAATGACGGCAATAATTTCGCGACTCATTATTTATGCTCTTTGACGATGTGATAGAACACTTCGTTTGGTTTGACCATATCATGGTTCATGCGTGCACGCTCTTCAATCGATTCAAAGCCTTTTGTTAATCCTTGAATTTCGGCGGAAATCATTTGATTTCTTTGTGAGAGCTTTTCATTTTCAGCTTTATTCTCTTTGATTTGAGCGGCCACATCTTTGTAGTCAAAATAGCCGTTTTTACCAAACCAGAGATCGTACTGAAATAGCACGAGAACACCCACTAAAATTCCAATGAAAAGACGCATAAATTACCTATTATTTCTGAAAACTTGGGATAGTTTACCGTGAAATACAGCGAAATGCGATGAAAAAGTGCGGTTAAAAATAAGATGATTTTTGAAGTGATCTTATTTGGCTTATCAGGTAACTTAAAACTTAAAAATGTGATCTCTCTCACAAATCAGTTATAAAGTTTGATAAACCCATAGTCACTGCCCGAATAGGCTTGTTATACTTTTGCTTGTCATTATGACTTTTTAACAGAAGGAACAATCAATGAAAACAACATTAAAACTTACTGCTATTGCAGCGATGTCAGCATTTATTTTAACTGGTTGTGCGACTCAAAATAAGAGTGCAGAAGCGGATGCGCAGCTTCAACAACAAGCGGTATTAGGTCTTAACTGGATTCAACAATCAGGTGAATACCAAGCCCTTTCTTACCAAGCATACAATGCGGCAAAAGTGGCATTTGATCACGCTAAAGTGAAAAAAGGTAAGAAAAAAGCTGTTGTGGTGGACTTAGATGAAACCATGTTAGATAACAGCCCTTATGCAGGTTGGCAAGTTCAAAACAATAAACCATTTGATGGCAAAGACTGGACTCGTTGGGTAGAAGCTCGTCAATCAGGTGTGGTACCAGGTGCAGTAGAATTCAATAACTATGTAAATACCCATGGCGGTAAAATGTTCTATGTTTCTAATCGTAAAGACAGCAATGAAAAAGCAGGTACGATTGATGACATGAAACGTTTAGGTTTTAATGG encodes:
- the ispD gene encoding 2-C-methyl-D-erythritol 4-phosphate cytidylyltransferase; the encoded protein is MSREIIAVIPAAGVGSRMQANKPKQYLKILDKTILEHTLSIILSHPAINRVILAVGKNDPYLSEITLFPHKNITLIEGGETRAESVLNGLKAIKNEQAWALVHDAARPCLTHQDLDKLLQIDDEHGAILAIPAVDTIKRANKQQDIIKTEDRAELWLAQTPQFFRCDLLRNALKQGLSQGANITDEASAMELAGFRPHLVAGRSDNIKVTRPEDLALAEFYLTRKTL
- the ftsB gene encoding cell division protein FtsB; translation: MRLFIGILVGVLVLFQYDLWFGKNGYFDYKDVAAQIKENKAENEKLSQRNQMISAEIQGLTKGFESIEERARMNHDMVKPNEVFYHIVKEHK
- a CDS encoding 5'-nucleotidase, lipoprotein e(P4) family gives rise to the protein MKTTLKLTAIAAMSAFILTGCATQNKSAEADAQLQQQAVLGLNWIQQSGEYQALSYQAYNAAKVAFDHAKVKKGKKKAVVVDLDETMLDNSPYAGWQVQNNKPFDGKDWTRWVEARQSGVVPGAVEFNNYVNTHGGKMFYVSNRKDSNEKAGTIDDMKRLGFNGVEDSAFYLKKDKSPKAARFEEIEKQGYEIVVYVGDNLDDFGDAIYGKQNAERRDFVAQNKAKFGKTFIVLPNPNYGGFEGGLAKDYFKGDSSSKVKARLDAVKAWDGK